A window of the Haloarcula litorea genome harbors these coding sequences:
- a CDS encoding ABC transporter permease, with translation MRSSQFLSELFSNRIALTGIAIIVAMVLIAVYARLFLDLPPLTDSRLGQGIPDRAPPGWVGPAPADTHIFGTDAAARDIFKRTLYGAWIALKFGTVAVAASTVAGIGLGTIAAYYSDVTDNVIMRAMDVLLAFPSLLLALALVSIFGAGLWKATAALILVYTPRFARVVRGAALKVLEDEYIEATEALGANDARVLARHVVPNSLAPITVQSTLNFGLAIIDIAALSFLGFGAQAGTPSWGLMLAKGVENGLLTGKWWMSVFPGLFLAVTVLGFNLLGDGMRDALDPRMREAVD, from the coding sequence CTGCGCTCCTCGCAGTTCCTCTCGGAACTGTTCTCGAACCGCATCGCCCTGACCGGGATCGCCATCATCGTCGCGATGGTCCTCATCGCGGTGTACGCGCGCCTGTTCCTCGACCTGCCGCCGCTGACCGATTCGCGGCTCGGCCAGGGGATACCGGATCGCGCCCCGCCCGGATGGGTCGGCCCGGCACCGGCCGACACCCACATCTTCGGGACCGACGCGGCCGCCCGCGACATCTTCAAGCGGACGCTGTACGGGGCCTGGATCGCGCTGAAGTTCGGGACCGTCGCCGTCGCCGCGTCGACGGTCGCCGGGATCGGCCTGGGGACGATCGCCGCCTACTACAGCGACGTCACCGACAACGTCATCATGCGGGCGATGGACGTCCTGCTGGCGTTCCCGTCGCTGCTGCTCGCGCTCGCGCTGGTGTCGATCTTCGGGGCGGGGCTCTGGAAGGCCACGGCGGCGCTGATCCTCGTGTACACCCCGCGGTTCGCCCGCGTCGTCAGGGGGGCGGCGCTGAAGGTCCTCGAGGACGAGTACATCGAGGCGACGGAGGCGCTGGGCGCGAACGACGCCCGCGTCCTCGCTCGCCACGTCGTCCCGAACTCGCTGGCCCCGATCACCGTCCAGTCGACGCTGAACTTCGGGCTGGCCATCATCGACATCGCGGCGCTGTCGTTCCTCGGGTTCGGTGCGCAGGCCGGCACGCCGTCGTGGGGCCTGATGCTCGCGAAGGGCGTCGAGAACGGCCTGCTCACCGGCAAGTGGTGGATGTCGGTGTTCCCGGGCCTGTTCCTCGCGGTGACGGTGCTTGGGTTCAATCTGCTGGGCGACGGGATGCGGGACGCGCTGGACCCGCGGATGCGGGAAGCGGTCGACTGA
- a CDS encoding DUF7268 family protein: MQAGVEAEGRDWGLLARATGVGFAAAVLLFYGLVATGWSPRDASELVFPLAALPFSLGLIGWSTVLLSGRAIETFSTELGISEGWTVEGGRQGTALLTLFGLGGMVGAAVAGAPFGV, from the coding sequence ATGCAGGCGGGCGTCGAGGCCGAGGGGCGGGACTGGGGCCTGCTGGCGAGGGCGACCGGCGTCGGCTTCGCCGCCGCCGTCCTGCTGTTCTACGGTCTCGTGGCGACGGGGTGGTCGCCCCGCGACGCCAGCGAACTCGTCTTCCCGCTGGCGGCGCTGCCGTTCTCGCTCGGCCTGATCGGCTGGTCGACGGTGCTGCTGTCGGGGCGGGCCATCGAGACCTTCTCGACCGAGCTGGGGATCAGCGAGGGCTGGACCGTCGAGGGTGGTCGGCAGGGGACGGCGCTACTGACGCTGTTCGGGCTGGGCGGGATGGTCGGGGCCGCCGTCGCCGGCGCGCCGTTCGGGGTCTGA